The DNA region CAAGAGATTTTAATGTCATATCCTAATACAACAATTATGGAAAGAACTGATGAAGCTGGCCGTGGGTGTTTGGCAGGTCCTTTAGTTGTTAGCGCTGTTATTTTACCGCTAAATTATGTTAACGATGAAATTAAGGATAGTAAAAAATTAAGAGTAAAGTAACAAAATAAATTAGCAGATGAAATTATGTCTATTGCAATTAGTTATACGATTGAGATTATTTCTGTTGCAATGGTTGAAAATTTTAATCCTAAGCAAGAAAGTATTATTGGTATGCAACAAGCAATTGATAATTTAATGATTAAACCAGATATAATTTTAACTGACATCACCAAGCAATTATTAAAGGAGATAGTCTTTCAGAATCAATTGCGGCAGCTTCAATTTTAGCAAAAGTAACAAGATATAATTTAATGCTCAAATTTAATCAAGATTATCCACAATATGATTTTAAAAATAATAAAGGGTACGGAACCAAAAAACATTTATTAGCATTACAAGAATTTGGAATTACATCATTGCATCGTAAAACTTATCGCCCTGTTCGTGAAGCTATGTTAAAAATAATGTTAATTATAAATAAAAATAACAAAAGTAAAAACTGTTAATGTTATATTTCTTATATTAAGAAAATTATAATTATTAAATAGAAAGGAATTAATATGCGTAAAGTTTTACTTTTTTTGCATTAAAATATGATGGGGGCTGACTTAAAATTTATCAAACCTTAGAAACAAAAGAAAAAATTACTTATGAAGATTTAATTTATAGTTTAAATGAAATAGTTTCTATCTTTCAAAATGAAACAACAATAACAAGAAATATATGATATTTAACCAATAATAAACAAGTTGATTCTAAAAATATAAAAAAATATTTACTTTAGATACAATTAACAGTTTAAAATTATAAAAAAATGAAAAAAATCAAAAATTTTTACCAATAGAAATTTTAAAAATTAATAAAGAAGGTTTACCACGAACAAAACATATCGATAGATAATAAATTAGTTATTTTAACAGCATATGATTAATCATTAGTATTTTTGCCATTTTGAGAACGTGGGGGAATTATGCGAAACGGTAAAGATGTTTTACCAGAAAATGTTACTCAGCAGAATTATAAATTTCCGGAAAAACTACTTTTAAAAAAATTTAGCGACATCAAACCTAATGCTGTTGATCAATATTCGAATACGTTATAAGAACAAATTGTCACATGACAACCACGTAGTATAA from Spiroplasma kunkelii CR2-3x includes:
- a CDS encoding ribonuclease H family protein: MAKVTRYNLMLKFNQDYPQYDFKNNKGYGTKKHLLALQEFGITSLHRKTYRPVREAMLKIMLIINKNNKSKNC